DNA from Larimichthys crocea isolate SSNF chromosome XIII, L_crocea_2.0, whole genome shotgun sequence:
ACTCACTGCCTCAGTTAATACTATTGGGTGCTCCGGCAAGAATTCCGGTTTCTTCCTGGCCTCTGGACAGTTCGCCAGACCAATTAAAAAATCTCTTGAGTAAGATATTCTgcctacagaaaaaaaaacatttacatagaCACAGAAAATCAACATCATCAGTTCAAAAGCAGGTTGGTATGCCCTATTGCCAAACAATTTGCTTAAATAATCTGCTTCAGGTAAaagtaataaacatttttatatttaaccaGCTTCCCAATGagcacacattcatacatttcaagAGTCGTCAAACAACTCTCTGTCTCaccatttttctgtttgtgcagGTTGACAATCTTGTAGAACTGCTCTATGCCAACATTTGTCTATGAAGAGCAAACATGGAAAATTGTCTAAATCAACTGTGAAGAGATAAATGGTTGAAAGTCATCTGAACTATTAGTTTTAGTGAAACTAAAATATTGAATGGCTGAAAACAATGTTGGTGCTCTGTTGATTTAACAAGCAAAAATGCCTAACATTGTATGGTGTCAAGACAGTTCTCTAATTTggtgatttcatgtttttctgttttgtatcaCTGGAATACATTTGGACAAGCAATAtaaaaggaaatatatataatataaaaaaagaaatgtgacatttgaggCATTTGTTTTACAATTTCAAGACATTTTATAGATGATTAACTGAACAAAATAATctagaatgaaaataaatgtaacctTAAAATATTGTCTTCTTTGGCATTTCTTACCTCTTGATCCATTTCCTCCATCAGTGCTCGCATGCATGTAGCAGCATTTATATTGGGCTCTATATGAAGCGATAGAtgtcattaaatatgaaaaacaacacatctcAAACCAACACCTTAGATCCATTCCTGTGAGTTTGGCTGACTGATGCTCACCGATGTCGACATGGAGGCAGCGGCGCAGGGGTCTCGCAGGCTCCAGATGTTTTTGGAGGATTCTTCTCCTTGATACCTCCATTATTCTGGCGTCAGTAAGGTTCAAACATGTTTATACTCTACAGGGCTTACTCATCATGTTTATACTAGTAGAGTAGAGCTGTAttaatacttttatatatttttgatatattagGGTTTGCAGAGCATTAGGGGCCCTGTGGTGGAGCTGCCTGTCAGGAAAAGGTCTGAGAGATTTATAGTGGTTTCAGATTAAAGATACCAGTATATTAGTTTGatcataatttaattttttgGCAGTAAGTTACATTTAGTTGTCACTGACACTGAGGGTAGCATCAACAGCTATTTAGATGTGAAGGTTTAAATTGACCCTATTAGCTTAAGTAGGTTAACTGTGAGATTAGTTGACATGATCTAATCTGTTCACACTGGTTGTTATAAAACTGTTTATCACCATCTTTCTGGCTGAACTGTGCATGACAAAAAATCAGGTGTCTGGTTGTTGTTGTCCATTACAAAGTGTTTCATGGCAGACACGGGCTGCATGACAACGGCCAGACGGCTTCCATTAACGGCTCAGTTTAACGTTCAACGGTCATCTAACGGTCAggatcatcatcattttataaCATCAGCGCCTAAAAGACACGATTGTAACTGTAAACGAGTTAATGCTAAGCGGCGGCTAAAGCAACTTTACAATGATGCACAAGTTTGATATTTATATGCACCACCACCTTAATctggatattaaaaaaaatccagctgGTACAACAGTAACCTGTTAATTTAGTACGGGAAAGTTAGCAACGAATATTTTAGTCATAATCGTTTCATAACTTTACAAAGAAGACATTATATGTTTAATTATTCACCTGTAGTTCAACTCGGCGTGGTTTCTGCCTGCTCACTCCACCGGTAACATGCTAACCAAAGCGAAACCATAACTTCCGGTGatcaactttcaaaataaaatctttatttattggCGTGTCATTTCAACGTCCTCTGGTCATCGGTGGGATGACTACAAATCAGTACACAGTAGCTCATAATTGACGTGAAtagtaaattattttttattcacaaaGTCTATTACAATTTATGTATAATACATTTTCAACAGGGTGCTGCTGACTGTAGTGTAACTGAATGAAATTTGCATCTATTCTTAAGTCAACGCAGCTCTCTTTTAGActgctaaaatgttaaaaatattcagtgaacCTACAGTACTCTTAAGTATTTCAAGCAGCGGTTATACTTGTGTATTTATCATTCGAGTGTCACtaaatttaaacttttctttttaatcttaGTTACACACCCAAATTATTATCATGTATGCTCTGGTATCGGTTCTGCTCTCACCTTTCAACTCCATCGCACCAGCAACAAACAAGATGCTACACCTGTTACTGGTGTTCAATTTTTACACAAGAGTTTCTCACAAATATAAACTCAAATAGTTTCCTGTAATGGCTATATTTTCTCTCCATCTAATTTTATCTTTGTATATAAATACTGGCACTTCCATGAATCATGAATACAGAAAACCACTTATGGCTATAGCACTGAACCTAACCTTACCAGGAACTAATTTTGTTTCAAGTGGTTATTAACCAGTACTTTAAATACATAAAGTTTATGTCAGCAAGTAAAATGTTTGCAATATAAGTGACAATtatgtgaagaaaaacagacaattcaaaatgtactgtatgtgtttttataaaaacacagtttttcacAATAACAGTATAAATCAAATGTCCAAACACTTTTCCGAGTAGGAAGTtgaatttaacaaaaatatttcagtgacaAAACCAAAAGTCCAGTAATTTACTTTACAATGAACATTGTATACAAAATTAGTCCAAATTACCCATTACTTTCTTTATgtaattaagaaaaagaaaaaaaaaacatgccacaaccaaataataaaaaaaaaaagaaagggcaTTAAATCAACTTTGCTTAAATCAACATTGTGTATGTCGCAAACAAACTGCAAAAGCACATTAGGTGCCATGGAAAGcaatgtcacattcacacaagttgtagttgtattttttttggacCTACTGGTCTTCCACTCAGTTCCTCAACCGCCGCTAATGCCTCCAGA
Protein-coding regions in this window:
- the gra gene encoding uncharacterized protein C8orf88 homolog — protein: MEVSRRRILQKHLEPARPLRRCLHVDIEPNINAATCMRALMEEMDQETNVGIEQFYKIVNLHKQKNGRISYSRDFLIGLANCPEARKKPEFLPEHPIVLTEARDLGQLRLHEMRIDVGKEMMTERLPSP